A segment of the Verrucomicrobiota bacterium genome:
AAATCAGCGTTCCGGCGTGACCGATGCCAATCCAGAAGACAAAATTAACAATCGCCCATCCCCAATTGACCGGATTGGCAAGACCCCAGACCCCTACCCCTGCAGCCACGAGATAGACAAGACCCATCAACGTGAAACTCGCCATGCCTCCAGCGATCGCAAAAGAAACCCACCACCAGGTCGGTGTCGGTCCCTCTACAATCCCGCAAACCTTCTCAGTGACCCAGTTGTAGCTGCGGTCATTGAGGACCAGTGGACGGCGAGGCAGGTCAATCGGTTTGACCTCCTCCAAAATGGCAGGGCTCGCTGCGTCGTGGGTGGCTTCGGCTACGGTAGACATCTCGTTAAATTCACTCTCCCCCTTTCCTAGTGAGCGGCTGCACTTTCCTTTTCGCCCGGAAGCCCGTGTGATTCTCCCTGCTCGTTCGTGTGATCGTGCTCCCCGTGATGGACGTGATCGTCGTGCCCATCTTTGCCGTGGGAATCATGGCCATGCTCGTCGTGATGATCGCCACCGTGACCGTAACGTTCTTCGTAATCAGCCCGCCCAAATGGATGGTCGTAACGGTATTTCTCCGGCATATCGGGATTCGGATTCCGCAACTTCGCCAGATAAGTCGTGCGGGGACGAACATTCAAGTAACCGAAAACTGCATAATCCCGATCCGATTGCTTCTGTCGATACACTTCGGTGGTCGGATCGGATATGTCGCCAAAGTAAACGGCCTGTGCAGGACATACCTGTTGGCAGGCGGTCTTGATCGTTCCATCGGGGACAAGGATATCGTCCGAGTTCTTCGCTTTCACCTTCTGGTTGATCTTCGCGGCTTCGATTCGTTGCACGCAATAAGTGCACTTTTCCATGACCCCGCGCATCCGAACCGTTACGTCAGGATTCTTCTGCAATTGGATCGTCTCAGGCGGGCCTGATGGACCCAGAGGTCCTTCATAGAAATGATCGATCGAACGTTTGTTCCAATCGAAAAAGTTGAAGCGGCGCACCTTATATGGGCAGTTGTTCGCGCAGTAGCGAGTGCCCACGCAACGATTGTAGGCCATCACGTTGAGGCCTTGCTCGTCGTGAACTGTCGCATTGACTGGGCAAACCGTTTCGCAAGGCGCCAGCTCGCAGTGGACACAGGACATTCCCTGGAAAGTCACTTGAACGTCCTCGGGTATCCCCGTGTCGTCCTCCTCCTGCGAAGCGAAATAGCGATCCAACCGCATCCAGTGCATCTCACGACCGCGAAGGACCTGGTCCTTACCAACGATTGGGATGTTGTTTTCGCTCTGGCAGGCAATGATGCACGCGTTGCAGCCCGTGCAGAGGTTGAGGTCGATCGCCATCCCCCATTGCTGTGGTGCAGTAAACTCTGGAGTCTTGTAGGCAGATCCACCTTTCGGAATCTGTGTCGCCTTTTCCGCAAGAGGCATGTTCTTGTCGGCCCCGTAAATGGGAGGCGAGTGTGACTCCATCCCCATCTTACTAACGAAGTCCGGTTTTTTAGCGTATTCGGTGTTCGTTCCCTCACGAATAATCGCCCTGCCTTCCATTGACCAGTGTTCCTGGGTGTTGGCGAGTTCGTAAACCTCGTCGGTCAGTTGAATGGTGGCTCCAGTCGCCGACCACCGGGACTCGGTCATCATCGCAGGGTAGGTGCTAAACCCAGCACCTTGGCCAACCGGTCCGGTAATCTCCCTCCCAAAGCCGCAGGGAAGCACTACCGTGTAGTTGGAGAGGCCGGGAAGGACGTGAATAGGACCAGTGAGAGTCACTCCGTTCACCGTAAGATTTGCCACCTGCGCCTGTTCTTTCCCTCGTTTAAACGTGGAGGTATTTCGCTGGAGCTGACCAATGTCATTCATGACGGTCGAATCTGCAAAAATCTGTTCTCCTGAAGTTTCCTGGAGTTCCTTGGCAAGACGAGGACTGATCAAAATCGCGTTGTCCCATGTCAACTTGGTCATGGTGTCCGGACATTCCATCAACCAACCATTGTTGGCGTAGCGGCCGTCAAGCGTATGGCAGCTTGGCCGGAACAAAACGTTGAGATTCTTCGCCGAAGGGACCCCGACCGCAGGTGTTGGATTTGCCTGAAAGGCACTGACGACCTCAGCTCCCCGAACGGTGGGGTCGACCTCATCAAACCCACTCTCCGGCAAAACACCGGTCGCGAGGAAGGTCCGGTAGCCCGCGAGATTTCCACCAGAGACTTTCGTGTAGGTCGCCTGAGCAATCTCGTAAGAGTCGACCATCTCATTGCCGCAGAGCCTTGCGAGCGCCTCCAACTCTCCTACCGACTCCATGAGTGGCTGGATCATGGGTTGGACCGGGACCAATGTCCCGTCTGCAGTCTCCCCATCTCCCCAGGACTCCAAGTAGTGGGGCAACAACAAGTGAGTTCCGGCCGACGCTGAAGTTTCGTCATTCCAATACCCGAATCGGACGACTTCGCCCGCCATTTGCTGAAGAAGCGGCCAATCGAGATTTGCTGGAGCATCGTAAACCGGGTTTCCACCGAAAATGAACAACTTCTTGATCTTACCTTCGCGCAGTTCCTCCGCCAGGTCACCAATCGAGGCCGCAGTGGGTTCCGGAATCTTGAGGAAGCGCTGTGTTTTACCCGGAGAATCTAGTAAGTCATTCACGAAGAAGCCGAGCCACTGGGTTGGAGCATCTGCATAAGGTGCCACAGCAACCAGCGCAGAGCCCTTATGGTCTGCCAGATCTTTCGCACAAGCAGCAACCCAGTCCAGAGGAAGATCCTCGTCGACCGTGAGGCCATTTACATATTCGGAAATTGTTGGGTCCGCGGTAAGTCCATGGCTCAGCAACTCCTTCGCCAGTGCGATTAGGAATGATTCATTCCGAGCCTCTTCGAGCCGGAGCCGGTGATCTGCCATAGCTCCAGTGCACGAGAAATCTCCTTCTACGACATAGAGCCGGTTCATCCCGTAGGCTTCCTTAGGATCTTCAACACGACGTGCCTTGCTGAAGGAGAAGGTGGAGGCGGAAGAGTCAGGGTTCTTTCCGAGGAAATCACTGCCCACCGAAAGCACCCGCTTGGCCTGAGAGAAGTCATTTCTCACCCGTAAATGCTCGCCCCAATAGACATTGGCTGCAGATTCTGCCGCCGAGTAATCGAGTGGCTCATACTCAGCCCAAACAATCTGAGGGAACTTCTCCTTGATATCAGCAACAAGCGCTCGTCGGCTCGGAGAAGTACTTTTGTTGGCAAGCACTGCGAAGCCTTCTCCTCCAGTTTCTGAAAGTTCCGCGGAATACTGTGCAAGCAAATCCTGCACCGCCGCGCGGTCCATGGTCCGCCCTCCTTTGCTGTTTCTCTTCGCCCGCGCCGGATCATAAAGATCAAGCACACTCGCCTGAGTGAAGCCGTCGGTCGCACCCGCACTTGGAATGTAGCTCGGGTTGCCTTCGATCTTCGTTGGACGCACTTGGTGCGTCTCAACAATCAGCGGAGTATTTTCCCAAGGCCCTGGAGAGGATGAGGTGTAATACTGCGGGACTCCGGGAATGATGTTTTCGGGCTGCCGAACATAGGGTAAAATTTCATGAACCGGCCGACGACAACCTGTGAGACCCACTCCAGCCAAACCAAAAGAGGCCGCCATAATTTTTAGGAAGTGACGACGGTTCACCCCATTCAGTTCCGAAGCGCCCTGCGGGAACTCCCTCTGTGCCCACTCGCGGAATGCTGGTGTATCCGCCAAGTCGTCCAGGCTCTTCCAGTAACGTGAACCGCTCTTGCCGTTGAAGCCGGCGAAATCCTTCTTCATTTCTTCGCTCATCGGTGGCATCCGGAACAAGACTCCGGCGGGTTGACTTTCCAATGCTGCACCAGCTCTTCACCCATCGCTAGCTGCGCTTCCTCCGACTCCGGCTTCCATGCCAGATCGTAAACCTTATCAACCGGGCGGATATACTTCTCCGGCTCGCGGTGACACTCGAGACAGAACGCCATCGAAAGAGACTTCGCATGGTAAACTACTTCCATCTCGTTCACCTCACCATGACACTCCACACAGCTGATTCCACGATTCACGTGAACCGCATGGTTGAAATACACGTAATCGGGCGCCTTGTGAACTCTTACCCATGGAATGGATTCGTCATTCGCCCAACTGTTCCGAACGGGTTCCAACGCAGGGGCGTCAGTAGCGACCATACTGTGGCACGACATACAGGTGTTCGTCCCGGGAACGTTCGAGTGCTCTGAGCGATCAACGAACGTGTGGCAATAACGACAGTCCATCCCCAGCTGGGTCACATGAAGGTCGTGGCTAAAAGCTACCGGCTGAACCGGAGCATAACCTACCCGGGTCCACTTGGGCGTCGCGTAGTAGGTAATCGCAGCGACAACCGCACCGACGACCAGTAAGACGCAGCCAGCGACCCGGAGCGGTGCCCGGTTGATCCATGAAGGGAAGATATTCGCCATCTAACGCTACCGTAACTCTCCAGGAGAATCTATCCGGAAACCCTTCTCCGATCGGGTAACAGTTCGCGACGGTCTGCGAAAGAAGTTGCTGGCGTTATTTTCCGAAACTGGTTTGTCCGCTGTCCTCGGGGAAGCGGACGCTCGGGTGCCCATGCAGAAAGCTGCTATTGCCGCTACCGTGCGACCCATAAATGTAGACCGTTTCAATTCCTGGAAATTCTTTTGTGGTGTGACTCAATAAAAAGCTTCTCCCGGAAGAGAAGCTGTTCTCATTTCGTTCTCAAAGACTACGAAGTAGCTATCCCCCGAATCAATATTTTTTGTTCAAAAATTCTTGAATTTTTAGCGATTGAGATTCATTCTTAATAAGGTTTTGTATTTAATAATTTAATACAGCTAAGTAGTGAAGCTACTAGGGCATTCTGTAAGGCGAAAACGCTTCTCTGCGGAGTTAATAGATTAGTTCCGAACTCCAAATTTACAGCGGTAACCACAACTCAAAAGTCGTTCCTGAGGCGTCGGAAGATACTAGCTTCAAATCGCCTCCTTGAATTCGGGCGAACTCACGTGAGAGGCTCAGGCCCAGTCCCAGTCCCTCTTTGGATCCCCGTGTAGGATCCGCCCTCGTAAACCGATCAAAGATTCCATCTATGGCTCTCTCGGGAATTGGGGATCCCGTGTTTTCGACAGTCAGGTGAACTCCCTTTCGATCCCTTTTGATCGTCACCGTAACCTTGCCTCCGCTCCGGTTATAACGCCCAGCGTTGTTAGTGAGGTTTAGCAATACCTGTCGGGTGAGAGAACGGTCGGCTTCCAGGTGAAGTGGACCTTCCGCAATCAACGAAAAACGGATCTCCGGAAAGACCTCTCTCATTTCGGACACCACTTCTTTTGTAAGCTCAACAAAATCAAAACCCTCGTTGTCAGGATGCAGCGCCCCCCCATCAATCCGCGCAAGAAGATGAAGCTTGCGCACAATGTCCCGAAGCCTGGCAATCTCGTCTGCAAGTTCACCCATTGCATTCTGTTCTGAAGAGCCATCCTCCGCGGAGGCCAAAGCCTCCTCCACCTTTCCGGTAAGGACTGTCAGCGGAGTATTGAGCTCATGTGCTGCGTCCTGCCCAAAACGTTTTGCCTGGGAAAAACTCTGCTCCAAGCGCCCAAGCATGCTGTTGAAAACATCGATTAGCTCGCGGAACTCTCTCTCCACACCTTCAGTCGCAATGCGCTTACCGAGATCTTCTGCGGTGACTTCTCCTGCGACTTCGGTCAGTCGATGAATCGGCCTCATCGCCCGTGAGGATAAAAACCAGGCTCCTGCCGCCACCAAACCGAGCGCAATCGGCGCCGCTAGCAACAGAACCGATACCAATTCTCCCATCGGCCCGCGAACCTTCTCTTCCGAGAAACCGAATAGAGCCACTCCATCGACACTCTTTACCCCCGCAACGGTCCAACCATCTACAGGATCGTTTTTAGGAAGAATTCGAACGTTAGGCCGTCCTGACCTTGGATCCGGAGGACCGCCTTCCCGAATCGGCCGGTTACGCGAATCGAAAACCGAAAAGGGAAGTTCCTCTACGGCGCGATTCAGGGTTCCAGTTTTTTTCGTGGGCCATTCCGGTCCAAACACCCATCGATCTGATTCCGTGCGCACCGCATACACGGCTCCAAACTGTTCGAGGCGGGCAAGTAGCCTCGCACTCAGCCGGTCTGCTATCGGTCCCCCTCGCTGGGAAATCAGTCGCAGGATGGCGGGACCCGCTTGTCCAGTGATCGTTTCCAGTTCCCGCTCCAAGTTGCGTTGCAACTCCCTCTGGTAAAACCCCATCGAAAGAGCCGCAAAGCCAATCAATCCAACTGCGGCAAGAACCATTGAAAAAAAGACCATTCGGATCCGAAACGATCCTCCTGCCCAAAGACTCTTCACCGCACAAATCGGTATCCGACTCCCCGAACCGTTTCGATCGAGTCGCGGCATCCATCGCCAAGGTGCTGCCGGAGCTTTTTCACATAGACATCAACCAAATTCGTCTGCGGATCAAAATCGTAATCCCAAACGCGATCCAAAATTTGGGTCCGGGTAAAAACCCTCCCCGGTGAGCGAACCAAAAGTTCCAGCAAAGAAAACTCCCTCCCCGTAAGATCCACTGCCTCTCCGTTTACCGAAACCTCCCGTGTCGCAACATTCATGCGAACTGGACCGGACTCGATCACGTTCAAGTGATCCCCCTGGGCTCGTCGGCAAACAGCCCTCAACCGAGCAATCAGCTCATCTACATGGAATGGCTTAGGGAGGTAGTCATCGGCTCCCAGATTGAGTCCTTCAACCCTCTCATCCCACTCTCCCCTTGCCGAGGCGATCAATACCGGCAGGTTTACTCCTTCCCGGCGAATCGCCCTAAGAAGGCTCAAACCATCTTTCCCCGGAACCATGATGTCGAAAACCGCTCCATCATAGGATCTCGACCGCAAAAGTTGATAGGCTTCATCGCCATCACCCACTGCATCGACAACAAACCCGTTCTCCCTCAGAGCCTTGACCACCCAATCGCGGATCTTCTGTTCGTCTTCTACGAGGAGGATTTTCACAAACGGATGGTTACCATTTTCAGCACGAAGCCGCAATGAAACGGTCCTTTCCATTCATGAATTTTTTTTCATCTACCCTACCGCTTAGCTTCATCAAAGCATGGTTTTCTTAGGGTCTACAGACGGGAACAACCCAAACCACCCACGATCAGATCACACACCATACATTCGATACAATGAAAACAAAATACATCCTACTATCCTCACTATTCCTCGCTTTCACAGCAGCTTTGTCCGCACAATCCGCGGAAAAGGAAGAAAGAGAGAAGCCAACCCCCGAGGGAATGCTCGAAAAGTTCGACGCCAACAATAGCGGTGCTCTCGAGCTCAACGAAATCGAAACCGCCTTTGAAGAGCGTAAGGCGAAAATAGAAGAGCGCATCCAAAAGATGAAAGAACGTCGCCAAGAACGGGGCGGTCCAGAAGAGCGAGCCTCGATGGTAATCGAAAGATTCGATATCGACGGAGATGGAAACCTGAGCGAAGAGGAAATCGTCGAGATGTTCTCCACAATGAAGGAAAAAGGCCCTCGCGGAAAAGGCGGTAGAGGCGGTCCTCCCCAAGAGTAGTCTTCCAAAAATAAGATATCCTCGGATTAACCAAGAAGGATACTATTCAAGCCCGGGCCTAGTGGTCCGGGCTTTTTTGTGATCAGACGGTGCTTTAGAAAAAGGGTTGGGTGTAGGCTCGGGCAAGCCAAGCCTTCAGTGAGAAGACCTCTGCCTGCGAACACCCCACTCGTCTCTCTTCCCCATTTTCCCTCGCCATCTTTCGCAGCTCCGACTATCCGTCCACTCTTTCATGAACGATAAGCTCACCGAGATTATGGTCCACAAGCGTCGTGAGGTCGCGGATCGGGAACGACCCGTTCGCGAGGATGAATTGCGTAGGCTGGCCGGACCCAAAACCGACCGCTTACGTGACGCTCTCCGCGACAGTGAAGAACTGGCCGTGATTGCAGAAATCAAACGGAAGTCTCCTTCAGCGGGAAATATTTCAGCATCCCTCGACTCCTCCGAACAGGCCCGCAAATACGTCAACGGCGAGGCGGATGGTCTCTCCATTCTGACCGATGAAAAATACTTCGGAGGTTCTCTCCGCGATCTATGGGAGGTGGTTGAGTTCCTGCGGGATCACAGCCGAATGACCCCTTGTCTGCGCAAGGACTTCATGGTGAGTCCGATTCAAGTGCTCGAGGCCGCAGAGGCGGGGGCGTCCGCCATTCTACTCATCGTTCGTGCACTTTCCGCGGAAGAGTTGAAAACCCTGCGCGCTGCTGCTGATCTGGCAGGACTGGACAGCTTGTATGAAGTTCATTCTCAAGAGGAGCTCGACAAGGCACTGTCACTCGACCCCAAAATTCTCGGAGTCAACAACCGCGATCTTTCCCGATTTGTAACTGACCTGGCGATCTCGGAGACCCTTATCCCTCAAGTCCCCGATAGCATTGTCACCGTAAGCGAATCGGGGATATTCACTCCTGAGGATGCAGCCCGTGCCCGCGAGTCGGGAGCCGATGCAATTCTCGTTGGCGAAGGACTTATGCGAGCAAAGGATCCGGCTGCCTTGATCCAGGAATTCAAACAGGCCTGACGATTGGCCGTCCCTGATGGCCTTTGACTCCCCTACCCGTATTCGTGAAACGCTTCACGAGTTGGGCATCCAACCACGAAAGAAACTGGGACAAAACTTTCTCTGCGACCGAAACTGGATCGAGAAGATTGTTTCCAATCTTACCACTGAAAGTCCATTGGTAGAAATCGGACCGGGCTTGGGAAGCCTTACTCTCGCCGCGCACGACCTAGGCTCAACCATCCATGCAATTGAAGTGGACCCGATTCTTTGTAACCACCTAAGGGCAATCCTGCCCGGTCAACGCTTCCACCTGGTCGAAGGCGATGCTGTCGAGCACCCAACTGCACAAGTCGATAATGCTGAAAAGCCGTTCCAACTTCTTTCAAACCTACCCTTCGCGATCACTTCACCTTGGTTTGGAGAGTTGCTCGTCTCAGGCCAACCACTACCCAAAACCCTCTTCCTGATTCTACAGAAAGAGGGTTTTGAGCGAGTGAACGCCGATGTGGGCGACAAGGGTTATGGACCCGTGGCGATTCGTATGAGCCTCGCCTACAAATGCTGTGAGCAACATCGAATCCCAAAGACCTCATTCTATCCTCAGCCGGGAGTTGATTCCGTCTTCGCGATTTGGCACCTCCGTGAAAACCCCCGCCTACTCACTCGCCATCAAGCCAACCTGTTACGAGACCTGTTCCAGAACCGCCGCAAGATTCTTCGTCATGCCTTTCGGAAATTCGTCGCCCCCGACAAACGCCACGACTGGGAAGAACACCTGAGC
Coding sequences within it:
- a CDS encoding TAT-variant-translocated molybdopterin oxidoreductase, whose translation is MKKDFAGFNGKSGSRYWKSLDDLADTPAFREWAQREFPQGASELNGVNRRHFLKIMAASFGLAGVGLTGCRRPVHEILPYVRQPENIIPGVPQYYTSSSPGPWENTPLIVETHQVRPTKIEGNPSYIPSAGATDGFTQASVLDLYDPARAKRNSKGGRTMDRAAVQDLLAQYSAELSETGGEGFAVLANKSTSPSRRALVADIKEKFPQIVWAEYEPLDYSAAESAANVYWGEHLRVRNDFSQAKRVLSVGSDFLGKNPDSSASTFSFSKARRVEDPKEAYGMNRLYVVEGDFSCTGAMADHRLRLEEARNESFLIALAKELLSHGLTADPTISEYVNGLTVDEDLPLDWVAACAKDLADHKGSALVAVAPYADAPTQWLGFFVNDLLDSPGKTQRFLKIPEPTAASIGDLAEELREGKIKKLFIFGGNPVYDAPANLDWPLLQQMAGEVVRFGYWNDETSASAGTHLLLPHYLESWGDGETADGTLVPVQPMIQPLMESVGELEALARLCGNEMVDSYEIAQATYTKVSGGNLAGYRTFLATGVLPESGFDEVDPTVRGAEVVSAFQANPTPAVGVPSAKNLNVLFRPSCHTLDGRYANNGWLMECPDTMTKLTWDNAILISPRLAKELQETSGEQIFADSTVMNDIGQLQRNTSTFKRGKEQAQVANLTVNGVTLTGPIHVLPGLSNYTVVLPCGFGREITGPVGQGAGFSTYPAMMTESRWSATGATIQLTDEVYELANTQEHWSMEGRAIIREGTNTEYAKKPDFVSKMGMESHSPPIYGADKNMPLAEKATQIPKGGSAYKTPEFTAPQQWGMAIDLNLCTGCNACIIACQSENNIPIVGKDQVLRGREMHWMRLDRYFASQEEDDTGIPEDVQVTFQGMSCVHCELAPCETVCPVNATVHDEQGLNVMAYNRCVGTRYCANNCPYKVRRFNFFDWNKRSIDHFYEGPLGPSGPPETIQLQKNPDVTVRMRGVMEKCTYCVQRIEAAKINQKVKAKNSDDILVPDGTIKTACQQVCPAQAVYFGDISDPTTEVYRQKQSDRDYAVFGYLNVRPRTTYLAKLRNPNPDMPEKYRYDHPFGRADYEERYGHGGDHHDEHGHDSHGKDGHDDHVHHGEHDHTNEQGESHGLPGEKESAAAH
- a CDS encoding cytochrome c3 family protein, coding for MANIFPSWINRAPLRVAGCVLLVVGAVVAAITYYATPKWTRVGYAPVQPVAFSHDLHVTQLGMDCRYCHTFVDRSEHSNVPGTNTCMSCHSMVATDAPALEPVRNSWANDESIPWVRVHKAPDYVYFNHAVHVNRGISCVECHGEVNEMEVVYHAKSLSMAFCLECHREPEKYIRPVDKVYDLAWKPESEEAQLAMGEELVQHWKVNPPESCSGCHR
- a CDS encoding ATP-binding protein translates to MPRLDRNGSGSRIPICAVKSLWAGGSFRIRMVFFSMVLAAVGLIGFAALSMGFYQRELQRNLERELETITGQAGPAILRLISQRGGPIADRLSARLLARLEQFGAVYAVRTESDRWVFGPEWPTKKTGTLNRAVEELPFSVFDSRNRPIREGGPPDPRSGRPNVRILPKNDPVDGWTVAGVKSVDGVALFGFSEEKVRGPMGELVSVLLLAAPIALGLVAAGAWFLSSRAMRPIHRLTEVAGEVTAEDLGKRIATEGVEREFRELIDVFNSMLGRLEQSFSQAKRFGQDAAHELNTPLTVLTGKVEEALASAEDGSSEQNAMGELADEIARLRDIVRKLHLLARIDGGALHPDNEGFDFVELTKEVVSEMREVFPEIRFSLIAEGPLHLEADRSLTRQVLLNLTNNAGRYNRSGGKVTVTIKRDRKGVHLTVENTGSPIPERAIDGIFDRFTRADPTRGSKEGLGLGLSLSREFARIQGGDLKLVSSDASGTTFELWLPL
- a CDS encoding response regulator transcription factor; the encoded protein is MERTVSLRLRAENGNHPFVKILLVEDEQKIRDWVVKALRENGFVVDAVGDGDEAYQLLRSRSYDGAVFDIMVPGKDGLSLLRAIRREGVNLPVLIASARGEWDERVEGLNLGADDYLPKPFHVDELIARLRAVCRRAQGDHLNVIESGPVRMNVATREVSVNGEAVDLTGREFSLLELLVRSPGRVFTRTQILDRVWDYDFDPQTNLVDVYVKKLRQHLGDGCRDSIETVRGVGYRFVR
- a CDS encoding EF-hand domain-containing protein — protein: MKTKYILLSSLFLAFTAALSAQSAEKEEREKPTPEGMLEKFDANNSGALELNEIETAFEERKAKIEERIQKMKERRQERGGPEERASMVIERFDIDGDGNLSEEEIVEMFSTMKEKGPRGKGGRGGPPQE
- a CDS encoding indole-3-glycerol phosphate synthase TrpC; its protein translation is MNDKLTEIMVHKRREVADRERPVREDELRRLAGPKTDRLRDALRDSEELAVIAEIKRKSPSAGNISASLDSSEQARKYVNGEADGLSILTDEKYFGGSLRDLWEVVEFLRDHSRMTPCLRKDFMVSPIQVLEAAEAGASAILLIVRALSAEELKTLRAAADLAGLDSLYEVHSQEELDKALSLDPKILGVNNRDLSRFVTDLAISETLIPQVPDSIVTVSESGIFTPEDAARARESGADAILVGEGLMRAKDPAALIQEFKQA
- the rsmA gene encoding 16S rRNA (adenine(1518)-N(6)/adenine(1519)-N(6))-dimethyltransferase RsmA encodes the protein MAFDSPTRIRETLHELGIQPRKKLGQNFLCDRNWIEKIVSNLTTESPLVEIGPGLGSLTLAAHDLGSTIHAIEVDPILCNHLRAILPGQRFHLVEGDAVEHPTAQVDNAEKPFQLLSNLPFAITSPWFGELLVSGQPLPKTLFLILQKEGFERVNADVGDKGYGPVAIRMSLAYKCCEQHRIPKTSFYPQPGVDSVFAIWHLRENPRLLTRHQANLLRDLFQNRRKILRHAFRKFVAPDKRHDWEEHLSTHSFSETNRAEEIPPEVWWNLLQ